In the Pseudorasbora parva isolate DD20220531a chromosome 23, ASM2467924v1, whole genome shotgun sequence genome, one interval contains:
- the wu:fi09b08 gene encoding serine-rich adhesin for platelets isoform X2: protein MFSPRAVQSSVSEVPVTWNFPEEVGSSLSANRPLKRLSLFQFVKGHVSSRPESTSPTQTTPSSSVLASLPLHLNEWQKGSLTSLQGSGSTITDTASVSTQGESSSFPVVPGTSGLSTSNRSSPSLYMSSSQENSDAKSAQATFVWSVYPQESLSNSSSSAAGASSISQGSPGSLSDGFGQSISSQGQSSYSHLSQSKSAQPQSTGPALPLVYQVSRFHSLLTQTQGPASPSQGSSMPELSLSSPHGDASQSSWKQFTSSYGTHSGPSMPLTLQGSTANGGSIQPQGTTSQFGHGSPSLSATVQSSRKQFTSSYGTQSGFSTPLTLQGSTAYGGPLQPHGTTSQFALGSPSSYSSASLSSPQGAVSLSLWKQFASSYDTKSGSSTPLTLQGSTAYGGSIQPHGTTSQFHPGSPSSYSGASSSPQGAASQSATVQSSRNQFTSNYGTQSGFSTPLTLQGSTAYGGSLQPQGTTSPFGSGSPSSYSSVSLSSPQGAVSLSSWKQLTSSFGIQSGFSTPLTLQGSAAYGGSLQPQGTTSPFGPGSPSSYSGVSLSSPQGAVSQSSWKQLTSSFGTQSGFSTPLTLQGSTAYGGSFQHQGTTSQFVPGSPSSYPSVSLSSPLGADSQAFQSSPVAQNQKSQSWPPSDGIQTSGEVVSQVSQSSPMRIRLSSLSLAGGSISRDPGQFGFAQGANNRSSGISLHSQSTSSKYTPGSHAKAKLGSSPLAVSSQSTSDQRSNGLYSSESHQTQSPWSLLGIVERPSRLSLLAPFDSPSSNQISERLVTSRSPTGSNLAQSQGLSAQASSVGMLSGILQTSQALHESGSNAQLYNKAGSNSRANASRYVKG from the coding sequence ATGTTCTCACCTCGTGCAGTCCAGTCTTCTGTGTCAGAGGTCCCTGTGACTTGGAATTTTCCTGAAGAAGTGGGCTCAAGTTTATCTGCTAACAGGCCCCTGAAAAGGTTGAGCTTATTCCAGTTTGTTAAAGGTCATGTTTCTAGCAGGCCTGAATCAACATCCCCTACTCAAACCACTCCAAGCAGCTCCGTTTTAGCTTCCTTGCCTCTACACTTAAATGAATGGCAAAAAGGCAGTTTGACATCACTCCAGGGCTCTGGATCAACCATTACAGATACTGCTAGTGTTTCTACACAAGGAGAAAGTAGTAGTTTCCCTGTTGTACCTGGCACTTCTGGCTTGTCCACCAGTAATCGGAGTTCCCCTAGTTTGTACATGTCCAGCTCACAGGAAAATTCTGACGCTAAATCAGCACAAGCCACTTTTGTTTGGTCTGTTTACCCTCAGGAGAGTCTCTCTAACAGCAGTTCATCTGCTGCAGGTGCCAGTTCCATCTCTCAAGGTAGCCCTGGATCACTTTCAGACGGCTTTGGTCAATCCATCTCCTCTCAGGGTCAAAGCAGTTACAGTCATTTGTCTCAGTCTAAAAGTGCCCAGCCACAGTCAACAGGTCCTGCTTTACCTCTAGTCTATCAGGTTAGTCGGTTTCACAGCTTGTTGACCCAGACTCAGGGCCCTGCTTCCCCTTCGCAGGGTAGCTCTATGCCTGAGTTGTCACTATCCTCACCCCATGGTGATGCTAGTCAGAGTTCATGGAAGCAGTTTAcctctagctatggcacccaTTCAGGGCCCTCTATGCCATTAACCCTGCAGGGCAGCACAGCCAATGGTGGATCAATTCAGCCTCAGGGTACCACAAGTCAGTTTGGCCATGGGTCTCCATCCttgtctgctacagtccagagttcacggaagcagtttacctctAGCTATGGCACTCAGTCAGGGTTCTCTACACCATTAACCCTGCAGGGCAGCACAGCCTATGGTGGACCACTCCAGCCTCATGGTACCACAAGTCAGTTTGCCCTTGGGTCTCCATCCTCCTATTCAAGTGCATCACTATCCTCACCCCAAGGAGCTGTTAGTCTGAGTTTATGGAAGCAGTTTGCCTCTAGCTATGACACCAAGTCAGGGTCCTCTACACCATTAACCCTGCAGGGCAGCACAGCCTATGGTGGATCAATTCAGCCTCACGGTACCACAAGTCAGTTTCACCCTGGATCTCCATCATCCTATTCAGGTGCATCATCCTCACCCCAAGGTGCTGCCAgtcagtctgctacagtccagagttcacggaaCCAGTTTACCTCTAACTATGGTACGCAGTCAGGGTTCTCTACACCATTAACCCTGCAGGGCAGCACAGCCTATGGTGGATCACttcagcctcaaggtaccacaagtccATTTGGCTCTGGGTCTCCATCCTCCTATTCAAGTGTATCACTATCCTCACCCCAAGGAGCTGTTAGTCTGAGTTCATGGAAGCAGCTTACCTCTAGCTTTGGCATCCAGTCAGGCTTTTCTACGCCATTAACCCTGCAGGGCAGTGCAGCCTATGGTGGATCACttcagcctcaaggtaccacaagtccGTTTGGCCCTGGGTCTCCATCCTCCTATTCAGGTGTATCACTATCCTCACCCCAAGGAGCTGTTAGTCAGAGTTCATGGAAGCAGCTTACCTCTAGCTTTGGCACCCAGTCAGGATTTTCTACGCCATTAACCCTGCAGGGCAGCACAGCCTATGGTGGATCATTCCAGCatcaaggtaccacaagtcaGTTTGTACCTGGGTCTCCTTCCTCCTATCCAAGTGTATCACTATCCTCACCCCTAGGTGCTGACAGCCAAGCATTTCAAAGTTCTCCTGTGGCTCAAAACCAGAAGTCTCAAAGTTGGCCACCATCAGACGGTATTCAGACATCAGGTGAAGTTGTTTCTCAGGTATCTCAAAGCTCTCCAATGAGGATTAGGCTCTCTTCCTTGTCATTAGCAGGAGGCTCAATTTCACGAGATCCTGGACAGTTTGGTTTTGCACAGGGTGCTAACAACCGTTCTAGTGGAATTTCTCTCCATTCTCAAAGCACCTCTAGCAAGTACACCCCTGGATCACATGCAAAAGCCAAGCTTGGTTCCTCACCCCTAGCAGTTTCCAGCCAGTCTACCAGTGATCAGCGTTCAAATGGCCTGTATAGCTCAGAATCTCATCAAACACAGTCTCCTTGGAGTCTCCTTGGAATAGTTGAAAGGCCCTCTAGACTCTCACTACTTGCCCCTTTTGACTCCCCAAGCAGTAACCAAATTTCTGAGCGCCTTGTGACATCGCGAAGTCCCACAGGTTCCAACCTAGCTCAATCTCAAGGCTTGAGTGCCCAAGCATCCTCTGTTGGCATGTTATCTGGCATCCTACAGACTTCACAGGCTCTACATGAATCTGGGTCAAATGCCCAGCTATACAACAAGGCTGGCAGCAATTCACGGGCCAACGCAAGCCGCTATGTCAAGGGCTAA
- the wu:fi09b08 gene encoding serine-rich adhesin for platelets isoform X1 — protein MAQGWKGLPLLVNVLLLNNACGFRDGSYSNSQHHWGQPSGNMFSPRAVQSSVSEVPVTWNFPEEVGSSLSANRPLKRLSLFQFVKGHVSSRPESTSPTQTTPSSSVLASLPLHLNEWQKGSLTSLQGSGSTITDTASVSTQGESSSFPVVPGTSGLSTSNRSSPSLYMSSSQENSDAKSAQATFVWSVYPQESLSNSSSSAAGASSISQGSPGSLSDGFGQSISSQGQSSYSHLSQSKSAQPQSTGPALPLVYQVSRFHSLLTQTQGPASPSQGSSMPELSLSSPHGDASQSSWKQFTSSYGTHSGPSMPLTLQGSTANGGSIQPQGTTSQFGHGSPSLSATVQSSRKQFTSSYGTQSGFSTPLTLQGSTAYGGPLQPHGTTSQFALGSPSSYSSASLSSPQGAVSLSLWKQFASSYDTKSGSSTPLTLQGSTAYGGSIQPHGTTSQFHPGSPSSYSGASSSPQGAASQSATVQSSRNQFTSNYGTQSGFSTPLTLQGSTAYGGSLQPQGTTSPFGSGSPSSYSSVSLSSPQGAVSLSSWKQLTSSFGIQSGFSTPLTLQGSAAYGGSLQPQGTTSPFGPGSPSSYSGVSLSSPQGAVSQSSWKQLTSSFGTQSGFSTPLTLQGSTAYGGSFQHQGTTSQFVPGSPSSYPSVSLSSPLGADSQAFQSSPVAQNQKSQSWPPSDGIQTSGEVVSQVSQSSPMRIRLSSLSLAGGSISRDPGQFGFAQGANNRSSGISLHSQSTSSKYTPGSHAKAKLGSSPLAVSSQSTSDQRSNGLYSSESHQTQSPWSLLGIVERPSRLSLLAPFDSPSSNQISERLVTSRSPTGSNLAQSQGLSAQASSVGMLSGILQTSQALHESGSNAQLYNKAGSNSRANASRYVKG, from the exons ATGGCTCAAGGGTGGAAAGG GTTACCCTTGTTAGTAAATGTCCTACTTTTGAATAATGCTTGTGGTTTTAGAG ATGGCTCTTATTCAAATTCCCAACACCACTGGGGTCAACCTTCTGGAAATATGTTCTCACCTCGTGCAGTCCAGTCTTCTGTGTCAGAGGTCCCTGTGACTTGGAATTTTCCTGAAGAAGTGGGCTCAAGTTTATCTGCTAACAGGCCCCTGAAAAGGTTGAGCTTATTCCAGTTTGTTAAAGGTCATGTTTCTAGCAGGCCTGAATCAACATCCCCTACTCAAACCACTCCAAGCAGCTCCGTTTTAGCTTCCTTGCCTCTACACTTAAATGAATGGCAAAAAGGCAGTTTGACATCACTCCAGGGCTCTGGATCAACCATTACAGATACTGCTAGTGTTTCTACACAAGGAGAAAGTAGTAGTTTCCCTGTTGTACCTGGCACTTCTGGCTTGTCCACCAGTAATCGGAGTTCCCCTAGTTTGTACATGTCCAGCTCACAGGAAAATTCTGACGCTAAATCAGCACAAGCCACTTTTGTTTGGTCTGTTTACCCTCAGGAGAGTCTCTCTAACAGCAGTTCATCTGCTGCAGGTGCCAGTTCCATCTCTCAAGGTAGCCCTGGATCACTTTCAGACGGCTTTGGTCAATCCATCTCCTCTCAGGGTCAAAGCAGTTACAGTCATTTGTCTCAGTCTAAAAGTGCCCAGCCACAGTCAACAGGTCCTGCTTTACCTCTAGTCTATCAGGTTAGTCGGTTTCACAGCTTGTTGACCCAGACTCAGGGCCCTGCTTCCCCTTCGCAGGGTAGCTCTATGCCTGAGTTGTCACTATCCTCACCCCATGGTGATGCTAGTCAGAGTTCATGGAAGCAGTTTAcctctagctatggcacccaTTCAGGGCCCTCTATGCCATTAACCCTGCAGGGCAGCACAGCCAATGGTGGATCAATTCAGCCTCAGGGTACCACAAGTCAGTTTGGCCATGGGTCTCCATCCttgtctgctacagtccagagttcacggaagcagtttacctctAGCTATGGCACTCAGTCAGGGTTCTCTACACCATTAACCCTGCAGGGCAGCACAGCCTATGGTGGACCACTCCAGCCTCATGGTACCACAAGTCAGTTTGCCCTTGGGTCTCCATCCTCCTATTCAAGTGCATCACTATCCTCACCCCAAGGAGCTGTTAGTCTGAGTTTATGGAAGCAGTTTGCCTCTAGCTATGACACCAAGTCAGGGTCCTCTACACCATTAACCCTGCAGGGCAGCACAGCCTATGGTGGATCAATTCAGCCTCACGGTACCACAAGTCAGTTTCACCCTGGATCTCCATCATCCTATTCAGGTGCATCATCCTCACCCCAAGGTGCTGCCAgtcagtctgctacagtccagagttcacggaaCCAGTTTACCTCTAACTATGGTACGCAGTCAGGGTTCTCTACACCATTAACCCTGCAGGGCAGCACAGCCTATGGTGGATCACttcagcctcaaggtaccacaagtccATTTGGCTCTGGGTCTCCATCCTCCTATTCAAGTGTATCACTATCCTCACCCCAAGGAGCTGTTAGTCTGAGTTCATGGAAGCAGCTTACCTCTAGCTTTGGCATCCAGTCAGGCTTTTCTACGCCATTAACCCTGCAGGGCAGTGCAGCCTATGGTGGATCACttcagcctcaaggtaccacaagtccGTTTGGCCCTGGGTCTCCATCCTCCTATTCAGGTGTATCACTATCCTCACCCCAAGGAGCTGTTAGTCAGAGTTCATGGAAGCAGCTTACCTCTAGCTTTGGCACCCAGTCAGGATTTTCTACGCCATTAACCCTGCAGGGCAGCACAGCCTATGGTGGATCATTCCAGCatcaaggtaccacaagtcaGTTTGTACCTGGGTCTCCTTCCTCCTATCCAAGTGTATCACTATCCTCACCCCTAGGTGCTGACAGCCAAGCATTTCAAAGTTCTCCTGTGGCTCAAAACCAGAAGTCTCAAAGTTGGCCACCATCAGACGGTATTCAGACATCAGGTGAAGTTGTTTCTCAGGTATCTCAAAGCTCTCCAATGAGGATTAGGCTCTCTTCCTTGTCATTAGCAGGAGGCTCAATTTCACGAGATCCTGGACAGTTTGGTTTTGCACAGGGTGCTAACAACCGTTCTAGTGGAATTTCTCTCCATTCTCAAAGCACCTCTAGCAAGTACACCCCTGGATCACATGCAAAAGCCAAGCTTGGTTCCTCACCCCTAGCAGTTTCCAGCCAGTCTACCAGTGATCAGCGTTCAAATGGCCTGTATAGCTCAGAATCTCATCAAACACAGTCTCCTTGGAGTCTCCTTGGAATAGTTGAAAGGCCCTCTAGACTCTCACTACTTGCCCCTTTTGACTCCCCAAGCAGTAACCAAATTTCTGAGCGCCTTGTGACATCGCGAAGTCCCACAGGTTCCAACCTAGCTCAATCTCAAGGCTTGAGTGCCCAAGCATCCTCTGTTGGCATGTTATCTGGCATCCTACAGACTTCACAGGCTCTACATGAATCTGGGTCAAATGCCCAGCTATACAACAAGGCTGGCAGCAATTCACGGGCCAACGCAAGCCGCTATGTCAAGGGCTAA